The following are encoded in a window of Rosa chinensis cultivar Old Blush chromosome 4, RchiOBHm-V2, whole genome shotgun sequence genomic DNA:
- the LOC121052442 gene encoding uncharacterized protein LOC121052442 has product MLPHHQNEPKSIPNQQQTSARIPDDLSDETLFIFPSIRGPAQGFVHAPARNGSPLHFAQTSQRTHAVEFRSFSMRGHVVSRSSFRRADVSFMDAARNLDETINPKDTPISSSLPKYVPESNPDLHPLIVPIPDPVPVDATSSPVISVAVPDDDLAADEDLDPDLENEELEEDVDVVEEVSALERENYTFPYRSPKKRGRHDLELWMQNLLPLMSQNECALLELSWLFTTWIFVSSFVLKVFTFF; this is encoded by the exons ATGCTCCCCCACCATCAAAATGAACCCAAGAGTATTCCTAACCAACAGCAAACTTCTGCTCGAATTCCTGACGACTTATCTGATGAGACTTTATTCATCTTTCCTTCTATCCGAGGCCCTGCTCAGGGCTTTGTACATGCCCCTGCTAGAAATGGTTCCCCTCTTCATTTTGCTCAGACTTCACAGAGGACTCATGCGGTTGAATTTCGGTCCTTCTCTATGCGTGGTCACGTGGTTTCTCGTTCTTCTTTTCGTCGTGCCGATGTCTCTTTTATGGATGCTGCAAGGAATCTAGATGAGACTATTAATCCAAAAGATACTCCTATTTCCTCTTCTCTCCCTAAATATGTCCCAGAATCTAATCCTGACTTGCATCCTCTTATAGTTCCCATTCCTGACCCGGTTCCGGTGGATGCTACTTCCTCACCCGTTATTTCGGTTGCTGTTCCTGACGATGATTTGGCTGCGGATGAGGATCTCGACCCTGATTTAGAGAATGAAGAACTTGAGGAAGATGTTGATGTTGTGGAG GAGGTATCTGCTCTTGAACGGGAGAATTATACTTTTCCTTACCGTAGTCCCAAAAAAAGAGGTAGACATGACTTAGAGCTTTGGATGCAGAACCTTCTTCCTCTAATGTCCCAGAATGAGTGTGCTTTGTTGGAACTGTCGTGGTTGTTCACGACTTGGATTTTTGTCTCAAGCTTTGTTCTTAAGGTCTTTACTTTCTTTTGA